The sequence ACAAATAAAGCGTGGGAGTATTAATGTTTAGTAGTTGAGAAATTAAATTGGTAAAAATTTTATTGGGGAAATTTTTTCATGCTAAATTCACAAGGGACATGGGCGGTATAGTCGCGGGAATTGTGTGTTTAAGCGTTTTATATCAGACGTTAATGGGATAATGGGGCTGGCAAATATAAAGAGCGAAAAAGAGAAGAAATCGAAAGTTAACCGAAAAAATGCAATAGAATTTTTTCGGCGAATTTCAAAGAGAGAATAAAAACTAACTATATACGGGAACAAGTAGCCTAAGATGAAGGAGAGAATCTTAGGCTACTTAGCATATCCAAGAGTTTATAGTTCTACATACATCTACCAAAAAACATCCATGTTAATTTTCCTGGTACCCCCAATCTCCCCACCTGCTATACTAACCCCATCCTAACAAATGGAGTTGAAACCAATGACAAAAAACTTTGAAAAACTAAAATCCTTACACGAACTGCCCACCCCACTAATCCTCTACAACTGCTGGGACGTCGCTTCTGCCAGAGCCATCCAACAAGGCGGAGCACCAGTAATAGCGACAAGCAGTTATGCAATTGCAGAGTCACTCGGCGCAGTGGATGGGGAGCATTTAACTTTTGACGAAATGTTTTTAGTTATTTCGCGCATTGCCAAGAATGTGAGTTTGCCACTAACGGTGGATATAGAGACTGGATATGCCAGAAATTTGGAGGAACTGGCTCAGAATGTGGAGCGGTTGCTTGTGATTGGTGTTTGTGGTGTGAACTTGGAAGATCAGCTTATTGGCGTTACAAATCCGGGGTTATGCAGTACTGAGGAGCAATGTGATAAAATCAAGACAATCAAAGAAACCGCGGCGAAAATGAGCACGGGAATTTTTATCAATGCGCGTACAGATGTCTTTTTCCAAGGGCGGGATGAGACGGCTGACTTGGTGGAAGAAGCGATTAGCCGAGCGAATGCCTATAAAGAAGCCGGCGCGGTTGCTATTTTCATTCCAGGGCTGTTATCGCCGAATTTAATTCGCGCATTTGTTGAGAAATCACCACTTCCGGTCAATGTCATGAGGATGGATGGGATGCTCTCAAATGAGGACTTACAAAAAATCGGTGTGAAAAGAATCAGTTATGGACCGTTTAGTTTTTTTCAGGCTAATTTAGCGATTCAGCAGGAAGTTGAGCGGATTTTCGAAGGAGGAAAAGCCTTGTGATAACGAATCAGCGGGATATTGATAAATATTACGACATGTTAGTGGAGAAAAATTCGAATTATGAAGGCGTATTTTTTGTTGGAGTGAAAACGACGGGAATACTTTGTCGCCCAACGTGTCCAGCGAAGAAACCCTTAAAAGAAAATTGTGAGTTTTTCAGTACAGCCAAGGAGGCGCTACTTGCATCTTACCGGCCTTGCAAGCGTTGTGAACCGCTCTCCAATCCGACGAAATTGTCTCCAGCTGTGAAGTTACTTGTTGATGCAATTGAGAAAAATCCGGAGAAAAAGTGGACGGATAAAGATTTTGATGAGTTATCCATTAGTGCAAATACGGCGCGGCGCCAGTTTAAGAAGCAGTTTGGGATGACTTTTATTGAGTATGCGCGGTCGCGGCGTCTCGGTCTTGCTTTTAAGCATATTCGAAGTGGGGATTCGATTATTAATGCGCAACTTGATAGTGGTTATGAGTCTGGGAATGGGTTCCGGGATGCATTTTCAAAAACGATGGGGGAGGTTCCTCATAAATCAAAAAATATCACCATTTTATACTCCGCCTGGCTTGAAACTAAACTTGGATCAATGCTCGCAATTTCTGATGATGATAGTCTA comes from Listeria monocytogenes and encodes:
- a CDS encoding isocitrate lyase/phosphoenolpyruvate mutase family protein, with amino-acid sequence MTKNFEKLKSLHELPTPLILYNCWDVASARAIQQGGAPVIATSSYAIAESLGAVDGEHLTFDEMFLVISRIAKNVSLPLTVDIETGYARNLEELAQNVERLLVIGVCGVNLEDQLIGVTNPGLCSTEEQCDKIKTIKETAAKMSTGIFINARTDVFFQGRDETADLVEEAISRANAYKEAGAVAIFIPGLLSPNLIRAFVEKSPLPVNVMRMDGMLSNEDLQKIGVKRISYGPFSFFQANLAIQQEVERIFEGGKAL
- a CDS encoding bifunctional transcriptional activator/DNA repair enzyme AdaA; translated protein: MITNQRDIDKYYDMLVEKNSNYEGVFFVGVKTTGILCRPTCPAKKPLKENCEFFSTAKEALLASYRPCKRCEPLSNPTKLSPAVKLLVDAIEKNPEKKWTDKDFDELSISANTARRQFKKQFGMTFIEYARSRRLGLAFKHIRSGDSIINAQLDSGYESGNGFRDAFSKTMGEVPHKSKNITILYSAWLETKLGSMLAISDDDSLLLLEFVDRKGLETEIKKLRMRLNAAITPEKTVIIQQIEAELARYFNGELIDFKTPIRYIGSDFQQSVWNELRRIPVGETISYKSLAEKLGRPTASRAVARANGANQLSLIVPCHRVINTNGALGGYGGGLARKEWLIKHEKMVPK